Below is a window of Candidatus Schekmanbacteria bacterium DNA.
CGATAGAAGACCAAGTTGAACTCTTTAATGCAGTAACTGGATTGGATTTTTCTGTTGATGATGCCATGCATGCAGGCGAGAGGATATTCAATCTTGAAAGACTATACATAGTTAGAGAGGGGATTAGAAGAGGCGATGACCGCTTAATCGGGAAATGGGTAGAAGGTCCTGTCCCATCAGGGCAGTTTAAGGGGGATACTATAGATAAAGATAAATGGGAGTGGATGCTTGATGACTATTATGATAGAAGAGGATGGGACAAAAAAACGGGTATTCCAACAAAAGAAAAACTGATTTCTTTGGGGCTTTCGGAAGAAGCGGGTTGGCTTGATAGAATATAATCTATAATATGAATAATGAGAATCAACGCCCTCTCTATTCAGATAAGAAGACAATTTTTGTCCTTATGTTAATCCTTCTTGTTGCTGTCTTTCTTCGATTAATAGGAATTAATTTTGGTCTTCCATTGAGATTTCATCCTGATGAATGGTCACAAATTCTGCCTGCACTTTCAATGTTTGATGGGAATCTTCATCCCCGTTTTTTCTATTATCCCTCGTTTACAATCTATTGCTATTTTATTCTCTTTAAAATTGCATCTTTTATTGCACCCACTATTTTCAAGATAACCGCTTCAAACTCAACCTTTTGGTTGTTGGGGCGAATTGTTTCGGTTTTTTTTGGCACGGGAGTGGTTTTTCTTTCCTATCTCTTAGCTTCCAAACTCGATGGGAAAAAGGCAGGGCTCTTTGCGGCTTTTTTTGTTGCTATTTTCCCTCTTGAGGTTCGCCATTCACATTTTGCCATTGTAGATGTGCCTCTTTCATTTTGGATTTTGCTTGCGATTTATTTTTTATCTAACTGGGAGGGGAAGAATGATAAGTTTCACTTTTTGATTCTCAGTAGTTTTTTCGCAGGTGTCGCTTCTTCAACAAAATATACGGCACTCCCTCTGATTGCAGTGATTCTTATTTTATCTTTTTACTATTGCTCTTCAAGAATTAAAATTGATGATAAAAGTCGAAGATTATCTTCAACAGCTATAATGCTTTTTTTTGTTAGTTTAATCTTTTTTGCTTTTACCGTAAATCCTATTGAATCCTTTATTATTAATCTTTTCAAAGAAGTTTTCAGCGCTGATGGAATAATTCAGAAGGGAGACCTTGCTTACTTTTTCCTTCAAAAACTGGACAACGTCTTTAGAGTTTTAGCTTTCATATTTTTAGCCCTATCAGTTGCAGTTTATTTTATTCCCAATTTTGAAAGATTTTTTTTGATTAATATTTTTGACAAACGAATAATCATTCCGGCTTTGATAGCCGTGATTGTTTTTTTTGCAATTTCTCCTTACATTCTAATCGATTACAAGGGATTTCTGAATGACTTCAAGTTCTCTGTGAAAGTAACGAGTTTAGGATTTTATGGGGATAAGATTTGGTCGAACTTAGATGAATCTTTCCCATTGTTTACTTATTGGAAAATCTTTGTAAACAATTCAGGAATATTACTTTCGATTCTTTGTTTTGCAGGCTTGTTCTTCTCCATTGAAAAAAAGTTTCTTCCTCTTTTTCTATGGATTGGCATCTACGTTTTCATCTTAAGCTCGATGAAGCTTTCAATGCCGAGATTTTTATTACCTGTAAGTTCTATATTTTTGATTTTTGCAGGCATAGCATTGAGCAGAATTGGGGAGTTGATTTTGCGCAAAATTTCTCTGAATTATTTGAAGATTTTGATTACATCTTTAGCTCTTTTAATTATAGCATTGACGCCTTTTAACAAAACAATAAATATAGAAAGAGCATTTTTATCAAAAAACACATTAAATATTGCGTTTCGCTGGATAGAAAGAAATATTCCTGAAGGAAAGAAACTTCTGCTTGCAGGAATATCTCCTGATATGAGACTCTCTGAAAAAAGATATTTTGTTTCAAAGATAGAAAAAACGGACAATATTTATGATGTTAGGAATGAGTTTTCCTTGGACGAGGCAGATTATTTCA
It encodes the following:
- a CDS encoding phospholipid carrier-dependent glycosyltransferase yields the protein MNNENQRPLYSDKKTIFVLMLILLVAVFLRLIGINFGLPLRFHPDEWSQILPALSMFDGNLHPRFFYYPSFTIYCYFILFKIASFIAPTIFKITASNSTFWLLGRIVSVFFGTGVVFLSYLLASKLDGKKAGLFAAFFVAIFPLEVRHSHFAIVDVPLSFWILLAIYFLSNWEGKNDKFHFLILSSFFAGVASSTKYTALPLIAVILILSFYYCSSRIKIDDKSRRLSSTAIMLFFVSLIFFAFTVNPIESFIINLFKEVFSADGIIQKGDLAYFFLQKLDNVFRVLAFIFLALSVAVYFIPNFERFFLINIFDKRIIIPALIAVIVFFAISPYILIDYKGFLNDFKFSVKVTSLGFYGDKIWSNLDESFPLFTYWKIFVNNSGILLSILCFAGLFFSIEKKFLPLFLWIGIYVFILSSMKLSMPRFLLPVSSIFLIFAGIALSRIGELILRKISLNYLKILITSLALLIIALTPFNKTINIERAFLSKNTLNIAFRWIERNIPEGKKLLLAGISPDMRLSEKRYFVSKIEKTDNIYDVRNEFSLDEADYFISGYATGRNEKILYGRKKKLLKAFIPSKDITGPKISIYKIVH